In one Mucilaginibacter ginsenosidivorax genomic region, the following are encoded:
- a CDS encoding sialate O-acetylesterase yields the protein MFKSLLLTVFSFLVTAQLSSAKVSLPSVFSDNMVLQQKTKAAIWGKAEAGKKVVITTTWSDKKYSTIADADGNWKIKVGTPSYGGPFTITISDGEALELKNVMIGEVWLCSGQSNMEMPVAGWGKINNYEKEIAGANYPNIRLLQVEHITSSVPLADAKVTKGGWVPCTPENVAEFSSVAYFFAREIYSKTNIPIGLIHTSWGGTIAEAWTSGTALRTMPEFVEPVTTVETENKEEAQKAYVLKAQQWQNLIAEKDSGYNQGKPVWLAADLDVAKWHDMVLPAILEKTLPNFDGVIWLHKKIVVPDDWAGKPVKLSLGAVDDADITWFNGEKVGETAGYNTPRMYTIPGNLVKAGENIITIRVFDGSGNGGLYSDAKLLYLANDNGQQIPLNNAWQYRIGMNLKNMPPFPTDPKSPNRPSVLFNAMINPFIQYAIKGAIWYQGESNSGRAYQYRQLFPTMINDWRTRWGEGNFPFYFVQLANYYITEPQPSASDWAELREAQLKTLSLPNTGMAVAIDLGGYDIHPKNKQEVGRRLALAALAKTYGEKVDYSGPIFQKYAVNNDKITLSFKFADGLKTTDGQPLKGFAIAGADQKFYWADAAIVGDKVVVSSPQVTNPVAVRYAWGINPVCNLYNAAGLPASPFRTDEWPGVTLNKK from the coding sequence ATGTTCAAATCGTTATTGTTAACCGTGTTTTCATTTTTGGTTACTGCGCAGTTAAGCAGCGCCAAAGTAAGCCTGCCATCTGTTTTTAGCGATAATATGGTTTTGCAGCAAAAAACCAAGGCTGCTATTTGGGGGAAAGCCGAAGCCGGTAAAAAGGTAGTGATAACAACAACCTGGTCGGACAAAAAATACAGTACCATAGCAGATGCCGACGGAAACTGGAAAATAAAAGTTGGAACCCCATCTTATGGCGGGCCTTTTACCATCACCATTTCGGATGGAGAGGCGCTGGAGTTGAAGAACGTAATGATAGGTGAGGTGTGGTTATGCTCGGGCCAGTCGAACATGGAAATGCCTGTTGCAGGTTGGGGAAAGATAAATAACTATGAAAAAGAAATAGCCGGGGCCAATTACCCCAATATTCGCTTGTTGCAGGTTGAGCATATAACCAGCAGTGTACCCCTGGCCGATGCAAAAGTAACCAAAGGCGGGTGGGTGCCCTGCACGCCCGAGAATGTGGCCGAATTTTCGTCGGTTGCCTATTTTTTTGCAAGGGAAATTTATAGCAAAACAAATATACCCATAGGTTTAATTCACACCTCATGGGGCGGAACTATTGCCGAGGCCTGGACAAGCGGCACTGCTTTACGAACTATGCCTGAGTTTGTTGAACCTGTAACCACCGTTGAAACAGAGAATAAAGAAGAAGCCCAAAAAGCTTACGTGCTTAAGGCGCAGCAATGGCAAAACCTTATTGCCGAAAAGGATTCGGGATATAACCAGGGTAAGCCGGTTTGGCTGGCTGCAGATCTGGATGTTGCTAAATGGCACGATATGGTTTTGCCGGCTATTTTGGAGAAAACCTTGCCAAATTTTGATGGCGTTATCTGGTTACATAAAAAAATAGTTGTTCCGGATGATTGGGCGGGCAAGCCGGTTAAATTAAGCTTGGGCGCGGTAGATGATGCCGATATTACCTGGTTCAACGGCGAAAAAGTTGGCGAAACTGCGGGTTACAATACGCCAAGGATGTATACCATACCCGGTAACCTGGTTAAGGCAGGAGAAAATATAATTACCATCCGCGTGTTTGATGGCTCAGGCAATGGAGGCCTTTATAGTGATGCCAAATTACTATACCTGGCTAATGATAATGGCCAGCAAATTCCGTTAAACAATGCCTGGCAGTATCGTATAGGTATGAACCTTAAAAACATGCCGCCTTTTCCAACCGATCCTAAAAGCCCCAACAGGCCTTCTGTTTTGTTCAACGCGATGATTAACCCTTTTATCCAGTACGCTATTAAAGGCGCAATCTGGTACCAGGGCGAATCAAACTCGGGCAGGGCGTACCAATACCGTCAGTTATTCCCCACCATGATTAATGATTGGCGTACCAGGTGGGGCGAGGGTAACTTCCCGTTTTATTTTGTACAACTGGCCAATTACTACATCACCGAACCACAGCCATCAGCTTCAGATTGGGCCGAATTGCGGGAAGCGCAACTTAAAACGCTCTCGCTGCCAAATACAGGGATGGCCGTTGCTATTGATTTGGGCGGGTATGATATCCACCCAAAAAACAAGCAGGAAGTAGGGCGTAGGCTGGCACTGGCTGCCCTTGCTAAAACCTATGGCGAAAAGGTTGATTACTCGGGGCCAATATTTCAAAAGTATGCCGTCAATAATGATAAAATAACGCTTTCCTTTAAATTTGCAGACGGCCTTAAAACCACCGACGGCCAGCCACTAAAAGGATTTGCCATAGCCGGTGCCGACCAGAAATTTTATTGGGCCGATGCCGCAATTGTTGGCGATAAAGTTGTAGTGAGCAGTCCGCAGGTTACCAACCCGGTAGCGGTGCGTTACGCCTGGGGAATTAACCCGGTATGTAATTTATACAACGCAGCGGGTTTGCCTGCATCGCCGTTCCGTACTGATGAATGGCCGGGTGTTACTTTAAATAAAAAGTAG
- a CDS encoding metal-dependent hydrolase has product MDSVTHITLGACIGELVLGKKLGKQALMWGAIAQSLPDIDSAGALFLSPEQALLAHRGITHSLVFALVVGLALAFLVRRIHHKVYVPFVTLALFFCLQLMLHDLLDTCNAYGTGLLEPFSHQRFSVNLLYVADPLFTTGLLVAFVVLVFKNIRYQGRAKWAFVAIALSGLYLCLAVFSKLYISGRVQATLKKDGVQPGYLITPAPFTSMLWYIVAPVNNGYNTAYSSVFDGNANGIAYQFHAKNDSLLNGVQNKNVVNSLVTFSDKYYTITKAGNDININVLRFGQVQGWAVADAQFAFSYPLIAGKNQAMLLQKGRLSGWNGHALKIYVKRILGKSVIENKPNHKI; this is encoded by the coding sequence ATGGATTCAGTTACCCATATTACTTTAGGCGCCTGCATTGGCGAACTTGTATTGGGTAAAAAATTGGGCAAGCAAGCGCTGATGTGGGGAGCGATAGCCCAAAGCCTGCCCGATATTGATAGTGCCGGGGCTTTGTTTCTCTCTCCCGAACAGGCGCTTTTGGCTCATCGTGGTATAACCCATTCCTTAGTTTTCGCGTTAGTTGTTGGCCTGGCCTTAGCTTTTTTGGTTCGGCGGATACATCATAAGGTTTATGTGCCGTTTGTAACCCTGGCCCTGTTTTTTTGCCTGCAATTAATGCTGCACGATTTGCTGGATACCTGTAATGCCTACGGTACCGGCCTGCTGGAACCGTTTAGCCATCAACGGTTTTCGGTTAACCTGCTTTATGTGGCCGATCCTTTATTTACCACAGGCTTGCTTGTAGCCTTTGTAGTTTTGGTTTTTAAAAATATCCGTTATCAGGGCCGCGCGAAATGGGCTTTTGTAGCTATTGCACTTTCCGGGCTATATTTATGCTTAGCTGTGTTTAGTAAGTTGTACATAAGCGGCAGGGTACAGGCAACATTGAAAAAAGATGGGGTTCAACCTGGCTACTTAATTACACCAGCGCCCTTTACCAGCATGCTTTGGTACATTGTTGCACCGGTAAACAATGGTTATAACACGGCATATAGTTCGGTATTTGATGGTAATGCCAACGGTATTGCGTATCAATTCCATGCTAAAAATGATTCGTTATTAAATGGCGTTCAAAACAAAAACGTAGTAAATAGCCTGGTTACGTTTTCCGACAAATACTACACTATAACCAAAGCGGGAAATGATATCAATATCAACGTGTTGCGGTTTGGGCAGGTACAGGGCTGGGCAGTTGCCGATGCGCAGTTTGCGTTTAGTTACCCGCTAATTGCCGGTAAAAACCAGGCTATGCTGCTGCAAAAAGGTCGCCTGAGCGGCTGGAACGGTCATGCGCTTAAAATTTACGTTAAGCGAATACTGGGCAAATCAGTTATCGAAAATAAACCTAATCACAAAATTTAG
- a CDS encoding M56 family metallopeptidase produces MTYLNELLPQGFTAALSYTLLHSLWQGVILAVVTSLILVFTRRQAAAKRYTLMVGALILFALAAIGTFIWEINQTTVDKISSVSYISHNQTPQMPVLGVAGFTPGSAIDRGISYVNTHVQLIALIWFLVVFARSLQLLAGLQGLHHLRRRSVFTVDDYWKKRVASLSQKLGIKQMIGIAESGIAKVPMVIGHLKPLILIPVGMLTALPPAEVEAILVHELAHIRRRDYLINLLQSFVEIIFFFNPAVLWLSALIRAERENCCDDIAVLETSSKVNYIRALVSCQEFKLSAPAYAMAFPGKRDQLINRVKRMASGNNHSLNIRERSVLAVLLLSAGLLTMAFSNAKRIDKMLINTGKTVSHAAVSVKKELFPIDDTLSNQADLKPADAKKEAKTALTASLGAATPASADTPAKAKPLDTLKGKLGRLHGRLGTLSGKLDEQKELAKNDSINQSRTQTAKPTEPANSAYGYGNKPYNKQEYKTAYKADYKPYHAPAEPSIGEVVTAELKKDGLIDADAPKVSFKLSQSEMIINGVKQPDDVFQKYKKKFVPATGKNQWTLFNNYDTDTKVTTTDKP; encoded by the coding sequence ATGACTTACCTGAATGAATTACTGCCCCAGGGCTTCACCGCAGCGTTAAGCTATACACTGCTGCATTCGTTGTGGCAGGGTGTTATCCTTGCTGTAGTTACAAGCCTTATATTGGTGTTTACCCGCAGGCAGGCTGCGGCAAAACGCTACACGTTAATGGTAGGCGCGCTCATCTTATTTGCTTTAGCGGCCATAGGTACATTCATTTGGGAAATTAACCAAACAACGGTAGATAAAATATCGTCGGTCAGTTACATTTCGCATAATCAAACGCCGCAAATGCCTGTTTTGGGTGTTGCCGGGTTTACGCCAGGTTCGGCAATTGATAGAGGGATAAGCTATGTGAATACCCATGTCCAACTGATAGCTTTAATATGGTTTTTGGTGGTTTTTGCGCGCAGCCTCCAGTTATTGGCCGGGCTACAGGGGCTGCATCACTTGCGACGTAGGTCTGTTTTTACTGTTGATGACTATTGGAAAAAACGCGTCGCTTCATTGTCGCAAAAACTGGGAATAAAGCAAATGATAGGCATTGCCGAATCGGGCATAGCAAAAGTGCCTATGGTAATTGGCCATTTGAAACCATTGATCCTTATCCCGGTTGGTATGCTAACTGCCTTGCCTCCTGCCGAAGTTGAAGCGATCCTGGTACATGAGTTGGCGCATATCCGCCGGAGAGATTATTTGATAAACCTGTTACAAAGCTTCGTCGAGATCATTTTCTTTTTTAACCCGGCTGTACTATGGCTGTCGGCCCTGATCCGTGCCGAGCGGGAAAACTGCTGCGATGATATAGCCGTACTGGAAACAAGCAGCAAGGTAAACTACATCAGGGCCCTGGTAAGCTGCCAGGAGTTTAAGCTATCGGCACCAGCCTACGCCATGGCTTTTCCCGGCAAGCGCGATCAGTTGATTAACAGGGTTAAACGCATGGCATCGGGCAATAACCACAGCCTTAATATTCGCGAACGATCTGTTTTGGCCGTGTTATTATTAAGCGCCGGTTTGCTCACTATGGCTTTTAGCAATGCCAAAAGGATTGATAAAATGTTGATTAATACAGGTAAAACAGTATCGCATGCGGCTGTTTCTGTTAAAAAAGAACTGTTTCCTATAGATGATACCTTATCAAATCAAGCTGATTTAAAACCGGCTGATGCAAAGAAAGAAGCAAAAACAGCACTTACCGCATCGTTAGGTGCAGCTACCCCGGCTTCGGCAGATACACCGGCTAAAGCAAAACCATTGGATACCCTAAAAGGTAAATTAGGCAGATTGCATGGCCGCCTTGGAACACTAAGCGGGAAGCTTGATGAACAAAAAGAATTGGCAAAAAACGATTCTATCAACCAAAGCAGAACACAAACTGCAAAACCAACTGAGCCGGCAAATAGCGCTTATGGTTATGGCAACAAGCCTTATAATAAACAGGAGTATAAAACAGCTTACAAAGCCGACTATAAACCTTACCATGCACCAGCCGAACCAAGTATAGGAGAGGTGGTTACTGCCGAATTGAAAAAAGACGGGTTGATTGATGCTGATGCACCTAAGGTTTCTTTTAAACTTAGTCAAAGTGAAATGATCATTAACGGGGTAAAACAGCCGGATGATGTTTTTCAGAAATACAAGAAAAAGTTTGTGCCCGCGACAGGCAAAAATCAATGGACCTTGTTTAATAATTACGATACCGATACTAAAGTAACCACAACAGACAAGCCATAA
- the cls gene encoding cardiolipin synthase: MNWYLPAIGIYVILVVFVCLRILYDIRSATKTFAYLLITILMPVVGMVIYFAVGANYRKNKLYSKKIVSDSKLLAEIREQVIQESERSWNSGEEELKGYKKLTRMLLNDNSPLTCNNDVKLYINGEEKFPDVITALKNARHHIHMEYYIYEDDNIGNQIKDILIQKASEGVKVRFIYDDFGSRSIRHTLVPELIAGGVEAYPFYKILFIALSNRTNYRDHRKIIVIDGCTGFVGGINVSDRYINNGSKKKLYWRDTHVRINGPGVYYLQYLFICDWNFSSGKKLALEKNFFCSTKSDKGQAVVQIAASGPDSDIPTIMFSLIQAIGMAEEELLITSPYFIPGESILDALNVAARSGVKVKLLVPGKSDSALVNAAARSYYGEILEAGVEIYLYRKGFVHAKTIVADGQLAIVGTANMDHRSFELNFEVNSMIYDDTIAGQLSDAFYADIKDAVKINPKTWAKRTLFKQLPEKLIRLLSPLL; encoded by the coding sequence ATGAACTGGTATTTACCCGCAATTGGCATTTATGTTATCCTGGTTGTTTTTGTTTGTTTGCGTATATTATATGATATCCGCTCGGCAACTAAAACTTTCGCGTACTTGCTTATTACCATCCTTATGCCGGTTGTTGGTATGGTTATTTACTTTGCCGTGGGTGCCAATTACCGGAAAAATAAACTGTACTCCAAAAAAATAGTAAGCGACAGCAAGCTATTGGCCGAGATTCGTGAACAGGTGATACAGGAATCGGAAAGAAGTTGGAATAGCGGGGAAGAAGAGTTAAAAGGCTATAAAAAGCTTACCCGTATGCTGCTGAATGATAATAGCCCGCTAACCTGTAATAACGATGTTAAGCTTTACATTAACGGCGAGGAGAAATTCCCCGATGTAATAACTGCCTTAAAAAATGCCAGGCACCACATCCACATGGAATATTACATTTATGAGGATGATAACATTGGCAACCAGATAAAAGACATCCTGATTCAAAAGGCTTCCGAGGGTGTTAAAGTGCGTTTCATTTATGATGATTTTGGCAGCCGCTCCATACGCCACACCCTGGTACCCGAATTAATAGCCGGAGGGGTGGAGGCTTACCCTTTTTACAAGATCCTGTTTATAGCACTATCCAACCGTACTAATTACCGCGACCATCGCAAAATCATCGTAATTGATGGCTGCACAGGTTTTGTAGGGGGCATAAATGTAAGCGACAGGTATATTAACAACGGCAGCAAAAAGAAACTTTACTGGCGGGATACGCATGTGCGCATCAATGGCCCCGGCGTATATTATTTGCAATACCTTTTTATCTGCGATTGGAATTTTAGCTCGGGTAAAAAACTGGCTTTAGAGAAGAATTTCTTCTGCTCAACCAAAAGCGACAAAGGGCAGGCCGTAGTGCAAATTGCCGCCAGCGGCCCCGATTCGGATATACCTACTATCATGTTCTCGCTCATCCAGGCCATTGGTATGGCCGAAGAGGAACTGCTGATCACCTCGCCATATTTTATCCCCGGTGAAAGTATCCTTGATGCACTTAATGTAGCCGCGCGTAGCGGCGTTAAGGTTAAACTACTGGTTCCGGGCAAGTCCGACTCGGCATTGGTAAACGCCGCAGCCCGGTCGTATTATGGCGAGATTTTAGAGGCAGGTGTCGAAATTTACCTGTATCGCAAAGGATTTGTACACGCCAAAACCATAGTTGCCGATGGGCAACTGGCCATTGTTGGCACCGCCAATATGGATCACCGGAGTTTTGAACTTAATTTTGAAGTGAACAGCATGATATATGACGATACAATAGCCGGCCAGTTAAGCGATGCTTTTTACGCGGATATTAAAGATGCCGTTAAAATTAACCCTAAAACCTGGGCCAAACGTACCCTGTTTAAACAACTGCCCGAAAAGCTCATCAGGCTTTTATCGCCATTGTTGTAG
- a CDS encoding BlaI/MecI/CopY family transcriptional regulator gives MSETQQNKQLEPTKSELEILQVLWEKGPSTVRAVNDELLKQKEVNYTTTLKLMQIMADKGILNRDESQMKHIYSVAEEEQKTKSHLLDKFVDSMYKGSASKLVMQLLGNKKTSDQELQEIKEILRKLEE, from the coding sequence ATGAGTGAAACACAACAAAACAAGCAGCTTGAACCTACAAAATCTGAACTGGAAATATTACAGGTTTTATGGGAAAAGGGCCCGTCGACCGTTCGTGCGGTTAATGATGAGTTGCTGAAGCAGAAAGAGGTAAATTACACAACCACCTTAAAGTTGATGCAGATTATGGCCGATAAAGGTATCCTTAACCGGGACGAAAGCCAGATGAAGCATATTTACAGTGTGGCCGAAGAGGAGCAAAAAACTAAATCGCATTTGCTGGATAAGTTTGTCGATTCGATGTACAAAGGATCGGCAAGTAAACTGGTGATGCAGTTGCTGGGCAACAAAAAAACAAGCGACCAGGAATTACAGGAGATAAAAGAAATTTTAAGAAAACTGGAGGAATAA
- a CDS encoding TonB-dependent receptor, protein MKLKIAAFLAAWLFIAPTLANAQNLITITGKIKSNDARPLDGATVYLYKLADSALVKTSVADAIGGYVFKNVKAGQYKITVSMIGYQNYKSAPLKFEKDVALPDVILQLAGKELKEVAVVGQKQLVEHKIDRTVVNVDAMIGNGGNTAMDVLDKSPGVIVDQNGGISLNGSGSVKIYIDDKPTYLSGTDLQNYLRSLPASTIDQVELMTNPPAKYDAAGNGGVINIRIKRNKAKGFNGGLNMNYTQGKYGKTINSFNFNFRDNKINVFGNLAYSTFNSFNDLVINRYFLNDDGSPASNFLQHSFIRRQTKNLNLRLGADYYVSDKTTIGINLFGLLNPGDINTRNTSKLLDAANVLDSTIVADNKEHINFKNGNVNLNYRHQYNKKGQELTVDLDYLNYDNSTKQSFLNTGYLPDGTEISNDLLTGNLPENIHIYSAKTDYTHPLNNGIKLEAGLKISNTQTDNIANYFYTINNVTNPDYGKTNHFIYKEQINAAYINTSKDWKRFSAQAGLRFENTTSNGHQLGNVQKSDSTFKRNYNGLFPTVYLQYKLDTAGSQSISLNYGRRIDRPYYEDLNPFLSPLDKFTYYTGNPFLKPSYTNNIELAYNCKNVTVTLNYSNTQDDVNETIEIVNGIYYSRPGNLGSITVKGIAADAGFDLAKWLNFHLYSRVSNIHSVSGFYTGTLNTQGTYFFIRPVFKFKLPHDWTTQLDGGYQSRVTNAQFVTVSRGRVNASVSKKFSPSFTLSLVANDIFYTFNGGGVINNLANTRANWTNLSDSRNIALSLSYRFGKTIAGLRKHDANGAESEQNRVKN, encoded by the coding sequence ATGAAACTAAAAATTGCTGCTTTTTTAGCCGCCTGGCTTTTTATTGCCCCAACATTAGCTAATGCCCAGAATTTGATAACGATAACAGGTAAAATTAAAAGCAACGACGCCAGGCCGCTGGATGGTGCTACAGTTTATTTATACAAGCTTGCCGATTCGGCACTGGTAAAAACCAGCGTGGCCGATGCCATTGGTGGTTATGTTTTTAAGAATGTAAAAGCCGGACAATACAAGATAACTGTTAGCATGATAGGTTATCAAAATTATAAAAGTGCGCCTTTAAAGTTTGAAAAAGATGTGGCGCTGCCGGATGTTATTTTGCAGCTTGCCGGTAAAGAATTAAAAGAAGTAGCCGTTGTTGGCCAAAAGCAGTTGGTTGAGCACAAAATTGACCGCACTGTTGTAAACGTAGATGCCATGATTGGTAATGGTGGCAATACGGCTATGGATGTGCTTGATAAATCGCCTGGCGTAATCGTCGATCAGAATGGGGGGATCAGCCTTAACGGCAGCGGTAGCGTTAAAATTTATATCGACGACAAGCCTACCTACTTATCGGGAACGGATCTGCAAAACTACCTGCGCTCGTTACCGGCGTCAACTATCGACCAGGTTGAACTAATGACCAATCCGCCGGCTAAATACGATGCCGCCGGGAATGGCGGCGTAATCAACATCCGCATAAAAAGAAATAAAGCGAAAGGCTTTAACGGTGGCCTTAACATGAATTATACGCAAGGTAAGTACGGTAAAACCATCAACAGTTTTAATTTTAATTTCAGGGACAACAAAATCAATGTATTTGGCAACCTGGCCTATAGTACTTTTAATTCGTTTAATGACCTGGTTATTAACAGATACTTTTTAAACGATGATGGCAGCCCGGCCTCCAATTTTTTGCAGCACTCATTTATCCGCAGGCAAACAAAAAACCTGAACCTAAGGCTTGGGGCCGACTATTATGTATCTGATAAAACTACCATCGGCATTAATCTATTTGGCTTGTTGAATCCCGGCGATATCAATACCCGTAACACCAGCAAATTATTGGATGCGGCTAACGTGTTGGATTCGACTATTGTAGCCGACAATAAGGAGCATATTAACTTTAAAAACGGCAATGTAAATCTTAATTACCGCCATCAGTATAACAAAAAAGGGCAGGAGCTTACGGTCGACCTTGATTATTTGAACTACGACAACAGCACAAAGCAATCGTTCTTAAATACAGGCTATTTACCGGATGGAACAGAGATAAGTAACGACCTGCTTACCGGTAACCTGCCCGAAAATATCCACATCTATTCTGCCAAAACAGATTATACACATCCTTTAAATAACGGTATTAAACTGGAAGCCGGGCTTAAAATCAGTAATACACAAACCGATAATATTGCCAACTACTTTTATACCATCAACAATGTAACCAACCCCGATTATGGTAAAACCAACCACTTTATTTACAAAGAACAAATAAACGCCGCCTATATCAATACAAGTAAAGACTGGAAACGATTTTCGGCCCAAGCCGGCTTAAGGTTTGAAAATACTACATCAAACGGCCACCAGTTGGGCAATGTGCAGAAATCCGATTCGACATTTAAGCGAAATTATAATGGCTTGTTTCCAACCGTTTATCTGCAATATAAACTGGACACAGCAGGCAGCCAAAGCATCAGTCTGAATTATGGACGACGGATTGACAGGCCGTACTACGAGGATTTAAATCCATTTTTATCGCCGTTGGATAAGTTTACTTATTATACCGGTAATCCATTCCTTAAGCCATCGTATACCAACAACATTGAACTGGCCTATAACTGTAAAAACGTTACGGTAACCCTAAACTACAGCAATACGCAGGACGATGTAAACGAAACTATTGAGATAGTAAATGGTATTTATTATAGCAGGCCAGGCAATTTAGGCAGTATAACGGTAAAGGGCATAGCAGCCGATGCCGGTTTCGATCTTGCTAAATGGCTTAATTTTCACCTATATTCAAGGGTTTCCAATATTCACTCCGTAAGCGGGTTTTATACCGGCACCTTAAATACGCAGGGAACATACTTTTTTATAAGGCCGGTATTCAAGTTTAAGCTGCCCCATGATTGGACAACCCAACTGGATGGTGGCTATCAAAGCAGAGTAACTAACGCCCAGTTTGTAACGGTAAGCAGGGGGCGTGTTAATGCTTCTGTATCTAAAAAGTTTTCGCCATCGTTCACCCTTAGCCTGGTGGCCAATGATATTTTTTATACATTCAATGGCGGCGGTGTTATTAACAACCTGGCAAATACCCGCGCCAACTGGACTAATCTTTCCGACAGTCGTAACATAGCGCTGTCATTAAGTTATCGTTTTGGTAAAACCATTGCCGGCCTGCGCAAACACGACGCGAATGGTGCCGAAAGCGAGCAAAACAGGGTTAAGAACTAA
- a CDS encoding DUF4249 family protein — protein sequence MEIKTYTRYIALSLMGSLILLASCKKNQSDILATNKPVVESYLIPGQVLSIKVYQQKALTDTTTYGAALTGLSISVSDGSKSVKLTESASGTYTYADQSFITTGKTYTMQFTYAGVAISATTIMPGKPQNFTLSDSVFHVLSTINPLYADVTRATIKWSNPDSLYHLLVFKNLDNDPYYISYIRSNNKPSFQINAERASYYNLVQSSFNYYGHYKVILMRVNQEYINILTTNITRDSQALLNEPTNVTNGLGIFTAMQTDTLSLRVTTQ from the coding sequence ATGGAAATAAAAACATATACACGCTATATCGCATTGAGTTTAATGGGCAGTTTAATACTGCTGGCATCGTGTAAAAAAAATCAGTCGGATATATTGGCCACCAACAAACCGGTGGTTGAATCATACCTTATCCCCGGCCAGGTGTTAAGTATTAAAGTTTACCAGCAAAAGGCCCTTACCGATACTACAACTTACGGCGCGGCACTTACAGGTTTAAGCATCAGCGTATCTGACGGCAGCAAAAGCGTTAAATTAACCGAAAGCGCAAGCGGCACGTATACCTATGCCGATCAATCGTTTATCACCACCGGTAAAACGTATACCATGCAGTTTACCTATGCCGGCGTAGCAATTAGCGCCACTACCATTATGCCGGGCAAACCGCAGAATTTTACGTTATCTGATAGTGTTTTTCATGTGTTAAGCACCATTAACCCTTTATATGCCGATGTAACAAGGGCTACCATTAAATGGAGTAATCCAGATTCGCTGTACCACCTGCTGGTGTTCAAAAATCTTGACAACGATCCCTATTATATATCTTACATCCGCAGTAATAATAAGCCCAGCTTCCAGATTAACGCCGAGCGGGCATCGTATTACAACCTGGTACAATCGTCGTTTAACTATTACGGCCATTATAAAGTGATATTAATGCGGGTAAACCAGGAATACATCAACATACTAACAACCAATATCACCCGCGATTCGCAGGCTTTGCTCAACGAGCCCACCAATGTAACCAACGGCCTGGGCATATTTACGGCTATGCAAACAGATACATTGAGTTTAAGGGTTACTACGCAATAG
- a CDS encoding acyltransferase, whose translation MKFSEAVVNNKDHNIEWINNLRLISMFAVIVLHTASPLLFGYKSVPLFNWLTGDVYNALVRFAVPVFVMITGALLLHREYELGDFLKKRIGRLILPFLFWSLVYVAYRLYNEEFTFTGHLWPDVKFVLHQLKSGAYYHLWYVYLLIGLYLFIPVLSKFVQHATEKEILYFLVIWFLAMLLATPYLSIFNTAVDLHNFTGYIGYLVLGHYLTYKRFNLRVLPYIAALVFVALVALISWGTYYLQVKDHELKTFFYEPVGPFVVALATCAFLIAKYTKVKLNATVKRVCNNAGKYTLGIYLSHALVLNIFDLNDINFTIFNPVVSILLIAFVCFLLSWLLVYGMSKVPVIKHLVG comes from the coding sequence ATGAAATTTAGCGAAGCGGTTGTAAACAATAAAGATCACAACATTGAATGGATAAATAATTTGCGGCTGATCAGCATGTTTGCCGTTATTGTGTTACATACTGCTTCGCCCTTGCTCTTTGGCTATAAAAGTGTGCCGTTATTCAACTGGCTTACCGGCGATGTTTACAACGCGCTGGTACGTTTTGCGGTGCCGGTTTTTGTGATGATAACCGGGGCGTTATTGCTGCATCGTGAGTATGAGTTGGGCGACTTTTTGAAAAAGCGGATTGGCAGGCTCATTCTTCCTTTTTTGTTCTGGAGCCTGGTTTATGTTGCCTACCGGCTGTATAACGAGGAGTTTACGTTTACCGGTCATTTGTGGCCGGATGTGAAATTTGTTTTACATCAATTAAAATCAGGAGCTTATTATCATTTATGGTATGTGTACCTGTTAATAGGGCTGTACCTGTTTATTCCTGTTTTAAGTAAGTTTGTACAGCATGCTACCGAAAAGGAAATATTGTATTTTTTGGTGATCTGGTTTTTGGCGATGCTGTTGGCCACACCATATCTGAGCATCTTTAATACCGCTGTCGATCTTCATAATTTTACAGGCTATATTGGCTACCTGGTATTAGGGCATTACCTCACTTACAAGCGGTTCAACTTACGGGTGTTGCCGTACATTGCTGCACTTGTGTTCGTAGCCCTGGTGGCTTTAATTAGCTGGGGTACTTACTATTTGCAGGTAAAAGATCATGAGCTTAAAACCTTCTTTTATGAGCCGGTAGGCCCTTTTGTTGTTGCGTTGGCCACATGCGCTTTTTTGATAGCCAAATACACCAAAGTAAAACTTAATGCTACGGTGAAACGCGTTTGTAATAATGCCGGTAAATATACCCTGGGCATTTACTTAAGCCATGCCCTGGTGCTAAACATATTTGATTTAAACGATATCAATTTTACCATTTTTAACCCGGTGGTAAGTATTCTTTTAATAGCTTTTGTTTGCTTTTTACTGTCGTGGCTGTTGGTATATGGCATGAGCAAGGTGCCGGTAATTAAACATTTGGTTGGATAG